The genomic region ACCGGGCGTCGGAGAGCAGCTGGCGTGCCTGACCCTCCGGGAGCCGCCCCACGGCCTCCGCCTGGCGCGCCTGTTCGGTGATCTGGCGGTCGATGAGGTCCAGGTAGCGGGTGCCGGGCGGCGCCACCAGGATCCGGGCGGGCTCGGCGTCGACGATGTCGTGGGCGCGCAGGGCGTACAGCGCGCCCTCGCTGTGCCCGATGACGACCGTGCGCTCGGGGTCGACCTCCGGTTGGGCGACGAGCTCCGCGTAGGCCGCGGCGACCTCGTCGTCGAAGACCTGGGGATCGACCGGCGCCTCGGGGTCGACCTCCTCGGCGGAGTCCCCGCTGCCGAGCTTGTCGTAGCGCACGGAGGCCACCCCGGCCTCGGCCAGCACCCGCGCCAGGTTCCAGTTGGTCTCGGCCTCCGGGCGCAGGGGGCTGTTGCCGTCCCGGTCGGTGGGACCGCTGCCGGAGATGATGAGTGCTCCGGGGATGGAGTCGGGCGTGCGCAACGGCAGGGTCAGGGTCGCGGCCACCTCGCGACCGCCGGCCTCGAAGGTCAGCTCGCGTTCGGCTCCGTCGCTGCCCGGGGGTGGCGCGGCCGAGTCGTCCTCGGCGGCGCACGCCGAGGCCAGGGCCAGGGTGAGGGCCGCGCAGCCGGCGGCCAGGGCGAGACGGGCCCCGCGCGCGGGGGAGGAGGAAGGTGTCGGCACGTGCTCAGGGTAGCGGCCGGCACCGGCCCGGCGACCCCGGCCCGGTGAGCCGGGCCGGGGGCCGGTCAGACGCGGCGCATCACGGAGACGACCTTGCCGAGGATGGTGGCGTTGTCACCGGAGATCGGCTCGTAGGCGTCGTTGCGGGGCATGAGCCACGCGTGGCCGTCCGCGTCGCGGCGCAGGACCTTGACCGTCGCCTCGTCGTCGAGCAGGGCCGCCACGATGTCGCCGTTGTTGGCGTCGGGCTGCTGGCGCACGACCACGAGGTCGCCGTCGGTGATGGCGGCGTCGACCATGGAGTCGCCGACCACGGTGAGCATGAACAGCTGTCCCTCGCCCACCAGCTGCCGGGGGAGGGCGAGCACGTCCTCGACCGACTCCTCGGCCAGGATGGGTCCACCGGCGGCGATTCGGCCGACCAGCGGCACCGCGGCCGCGCGGGAGGGGTCCAGGTCCTCCGGTGTCACGGTCCTGCCGGTGGCCGACCCGGGGCTGCGCAGCTCGACGGCCCGCGGGCGGTTCTGGTCGCGGTACAGGTAACCCTTGCGCTGGAGCACCTTGAGCTGGTGCGCCACGCTGGACGGGCTGGACAGGCCGACCGCGTCACCGATTTCCCTGATGGAGGGCGGGAAACCCCGTTCGCGCACGTACCGCTGGATGCAGTTCAGGACGCTCTGCTGGCGTGCGGTGAGTTTGGGGGTCGCGGACGCGGGCCCGCCCGATTCCCCCACGGGTGCCAGAACGGCAGTGGAATCTACGGTTCCGGGATTGTCCTCCGGCACGGCCGGGCCTCCTCGGCATTCGGTTCGGTCAGGGCCTGCTTGCGTGTGTCCTCCACCGGCGGGGCGATCGCGCCGACCTGGGGTCCACGTGATGGCGAAACCGGTGTGAAATCAAGGTCAACTTTAGTCGTTGCGTACGGTGATATCAAACAAGCGTTCGAGTCCTGTGGACTATTCCTTCGGGTGAGCCATTAGCGGCCCAATTCCGTCCTCGACTTACGTGTCTACACGCGTTCGCGGCGCCGCGCCCCCGGAATGGAAGGACCGGGTTCCCCGGCGGGCCCGCCGCACGGTGTGGGACTCGTCTCCACGCCCCTGTGCGCGGGCCCGATCCCCTGGTCCGCAGGGGTTTCCGACCGTCCCGGGCCGCCGTGTCCCGTGGGGCGCGGCCGCCGTCGCCGCTATCCTTGCGGAGGTGTCGAACGCCCCTCAGGGGCGGTCCGCAACCCCCGCCCCCGGTCTCCGTGTGACCTCGGCCGCGCCGTGCGTGGCGTCCTTGGCCGTGGGCACGGGACACGCCTTCGGGAGGGTTGCGGGTGCGCCCGCTGGGGTCTAGGTTCGACCACAACATCTGGTGCGGCTGTTGGGGCGGTTGTCCAGAAGTTGTGGTTTAGTAGAGGTACGGGTTGTCGGCGAGGGAAGCAGGTGAAGCAGGATGCACTGTCCGTTCTGCCGCCATCCTGACACCAGGGTGATCGACAGCAGGTCCACCGACGACGGCGCGGCCATCCGCCGCCGCCGCTCCTGCCCGGTGTGCGAGCGCCGCTTCACCACCCAGGAGACCGTCCTTCTGATGGTCGCCAAGCGCTCCGGGGTCACCGAGCCCTTCAGCCGCACCAAGATCATCGCCGGGGTACGCAGGGCGTGCCAGG from Nocardiopsis aegyptia harbors:
- a CDS encoding alpha/beta hydrolase family protein — its product is MPTPSSSPARGARLALAAGCAALTLALASACAAEDDSAAPPPGSDGAERELTFEAGGREVAATLTLPLRTPDSIPGALIISGSGPTDRDGNSPLRPEAETNWNLARVLAEAGVASVRYDKLGSGDSAEEVDPEAPVDPQVFDDEVAAAYAELVAQPEVDPERTVVIGHSEGALYALRAHDIVDAEPARILVAPPGTRYLDLIDRQITEQARQAEAVGRLPEGQARQLLSDARYGRAEVRAGRELDDDIDSFGVYTPENQDFLAWIDSFDPVELGADLPADTPVLVLWGEEDSQVTEEEVDRLMTGLPDARRVDLPDADHILREFRDEPGATVLDADRPFSPDVAPAVEEFLGTAW
- the lexA gene encoding transcriptional repressor LexA gives rise to the protein MPEDNPGTVDSTAVLAPVGESGGPASATPKLTARQQSVLNCIQRYVRERGFPPSIREIGDAVGLSSPSSVAHQLKVLQRKGYLYRDQNRPRAVELRSPGSATGRTVTPEDLDPSRAAAVPLVGRIAAGGPILAEESVEDVLALPRQLVGEGQLFMLTVVGDSMVDAAITDGDLVVVRQQPDANNGDIVAALLDDEATVKVLRRDADGHAWLMPRNDAYEPISGDNATILGKVVSVMRRV